TTGTCGGAAGCGACCACTCCAAAGTCTTCGACCCTGCTATCATCCAACTCAATGCGGCCATCGCTGCAGATTTGCGTTCCCCGGTACTCCTCGTAGTCTGCACTATCGGACGTGAACCCAAACAGGTCATGAAAACCGTACAGGCCTGCCGTCGAACCATAGAAGCCAGCGGAACCACCCTGGCAGGTGTTGTAGTTTCCGGCTGTGAAGAAGGCCAAAAACAACCTCTTCAGGACTTCTTCAAAGATTACGATCGTCCTTGCTGGACGGTATCGAAAAAGGCATTTGACACTGACGCTGAGGCCGACCAAGTAAGAAATGACGCCTATAAAGCCTTCACTGAGGATGTGAATCCAGATGAAGTACTGAAGGCGGTTGAGGAAGCAAAGCCCAGAGTGACCACGCCTGTGGCCTTCCAGAACGACCTGCTGGCCAAGGCCAAGGCCAACAAGAAGACCATCGTCCTGCCCGAGGGCGGCGAGGACCGCATCATCAAGGCAGCCGACTACCTGCTGGCGCGCAACATCGTCGACCTGATCATCGTGGGCGACAAGGATTCCATTCTGGCTCGTGGCAAGGAGCTCGGCCTCAACAACCTGGACAAGGCATCCTTCCAGCCCATGGACGACGAGCAGGTGCTGGCCCCCATGGTGGAGCGCCTCTGCCAGCTGCGCGCCAAGAAGGGCATGACCCCGGAGCAGGCACGCAAGCAGCTGGCGGATCCTTCATACTTCGGCACCATGCTGGTGGTGTTGGGCAAGGCCGACGGCCTGGTGTCCGGCTCCATCAACTCCACTGCCAACACGGTCCGTCCCGCCCTGCAGGTGATCAAGACCAAGCCGGGCGCCTCACTGGTATCCGGAGCCTTCCTCATGTGCTTCCCCGACCATGTGGCGGTCTTCGCCGACTGCGCCATCAACCTCAACCCATCCTCGGAGCAGCTGGCCGACATCGCCATCCAGTCGGCCCAAACCGCCCGATCTTTCGGCGTGGATCCGCGCGTGGGCATGCTCTCCTACTCCACCCTGGGATCAGGCAAGGGCCCGGATGTCGACCTGGTCGAAGAGGCCACCCGTCTGGCCAAGGAGAAGGCACCGGACCTGCCCATCGTGGGCCCCATCCAGTTCGACGCGGCCTGGTCTCCCACTGTGGCAGCCACCAAGGCCAAGGGTGATCCGGTCGCCGGAAAAGTCAACGTCTTCGTCTTCCCCAGCCTGAGCGCCGGTAACATCGGCTACAAGGCCGTACAGCGCACCTCGGGTGCTCTGGCCATCGGACCGGTCCTGCAGGGTCTGAACAAGCCGGTCAACGACCTCTCCCGCGGCGCCTTGGTTGCCGACATCATCAACACCGTGGCCCTGACCGCCGTCGAGGCCCAGGACTGATTACCGTCCCTAAAACGTCCCTGTAAACCCCTGGGGCTGCTGCTGAATCTTATCTTCAAGAAGGTTCTGGTAGCAGCCCCAAAATCATGTCGGCCTGGCAATATACCGCGCCTTGTAAGGGCCGACGAGTAATCTTGAAGACTGATTGAGGAGCGCAGGCTCTATACCAGCACATCAGGAGGATGCCCCAATGGCGAAAACCGTCCTAGTCATCAATTCGGGTTCAAGCTCGATCAAGTACCAGCTGGTCGATCTGGAGACCAGCCAGAGCCTGGCCTCGGGTCTGGTCGAGAAGATCGGCGAGCCCACCGACGGCCATTACAAGCACGAGGTGAACGGCGAAAAGCACGAGCTTGAGGAGCCCATCCACGATCATGAGGTCGGGCTCAAGCGTGTCCTGGGCTTCTTCAAGGAGTATGGACCTGATCTGGACAAGGCCGGCATCATCGCCGTCGGCCACCGAGTCGTCCAGGGTGGAGCCCTCTTCCCCAAGCCTGCACTCCTGACGCAGAAGACTCTGAGCCAGGTCAAGGATCTGGCTGTGCTGGCCCCCCTTCACAACGGACCCGAGGCTGAGGGCGCCGAGGTCATGAGCCGACTGATGCCTCAGACCCCGCAGGTCTTCGTCTTTGATTCCTCCTTCTTCTTCGAACTGCCCAAGAAGGCCTCCACCTACGCCCTCAACAAGGACATCGCCAAGCAGTACCACATCCGTCGCTACGGTGCCCATGGCACCAGCCATCAGTATGTGGGCCAGCTTGTTCCCGGTCTGCTGGGCAAGCCCGCAGAAGGCCTGCGGCAGATTGTCCTGCACATCGGCAACGGGGCTTCCGCTTCAGCACAGGTCTCCGGGCATCCTGTCGAGACCTCCATGGGCCTGACCCCTCTGGAGGGCCTGGTTATGGGCGGCCGCACCGGCGACATCGATCCGGCCGTTGTCTTCCACCTGATCCGCAACGCTCACATGAGCGTGGATGAGCTGGACACCCTCTTCAACAAGCGCTCCGGCATGACCGGCCTGACCGGCCATGGCGATATGCGCGAGGTCCACAAGCTGATCGCCGAGGGCGATGAGGATGCCAAGCTGGCCTTGGACATCTATATCCACCGCATCGTCGGCTACATCGGCAACTACACGGCCCAGATGGGCGGCCTGGATGCCATCACCTTCACAGCCGGCGTGGGCGAGAACGATGAGATTGTGCGTCGCCGGGTCATCGAACAGCTGGAGCCCTTCGGCGTGAAGCTGGACCAGGAGAAGAACGACCAGCGGTCCAAGGAGGCCCGGATCATCTCCACCCCCGACAGCACGGTCGCCGTCTGCGTCATCCCCACCAACGAGGAGCTCTCCATCGCCCGCCAGGCAGAGGTCGTCGCCAGCCAGGGCGACGCCTATGGCAACAAGTTCCAGGCCTGACCTTTGACCGGACTTGTCCTCTCAATCTGATTCTTGGTCAAATGATGGATGATTGGGATCCGGGTTTCGCCTGAAAACCGAGAAGGCCGGTGACCACGGCAATGCATGTGGTCACCGGCCTTCTCGTATAGGTCAGTCGCCCAAAGCCTCCAGAGCTTCCTTGTGCAGAAGACCGTTGCTGGCAAGGCCATTGCCACCCCAGGGACCCGGGTTGCCGGCCAGATCCGTAAAGCTGCCGCCGGCTTCGGTCACGATGGGGACCAGCGCGCCCATGTCATAGAGGTCCAGTTCCGGCTCAGCCGCCAAATCGATGGCCCCCTGGGCCAGAAGCATGTACTGCCAGAAGTCGCCGAATCCACGCAGACGCCAGATTCGATCGGTCAGGTCGAGAAGCTGCTCACGGCGGCCTATGGCCTTCCAGCCGGTCAGCGATGACAAGGACATGGAGGCGTCTTCCATCCGGTCCACTCTTGATACGTGGATGGCCTTGGGGGCTTCGCCCTGGCGAGCCATGTAGGCTCCCTGACCCCGCGCGGCATACCAGCGGGTGCCCAGCATGGGGGCCGATACCGTGCCGACCACCATCTGATGGTCTACCTCCAAGCCAATCAGAGTCGCCCAGACGGGGACTCCGCGCACATAGTTCTTGGTCCCGTCAATCGGATCGATAATCCAACGCCTGCCGTTGGACTCCTGCTTTCCCAGCTCCTCGGCATAGATGGTATCGTTGGGCCTTGCTCGGGCCAAAACGCGACGAATCACTGCCTCCGCCTCTTTATCAGCCTGGGTGACTGGGGTATTGTCCGCTTTGCGTTCCACCTTAAGATCGGGCGACTTGAAGTAGCCCACGGTGACCTGATCGGCCTGATCGGCCATGGCGATGGCCAGGTCCAGATCCTC
The window above is part of the Bifidobacterium asteroides DSM 20089 genome. Proteins encoded here:
- the pta gene encoding phosphate acetyltransferase, with translation MSIWDRRYTVSPASITIISPEAANGRNVVAYGLVKALASRMKTTVVRPIACHKEMLTSTLIAASSSPDLDPDVCRGTCPCKATSNEEQTRADALAAYDRVVAQTNPDMVLVVGSDHSKVFDPAIIQLNAAIAADLRSPVLLVVCTIGREPKQVMKTVQACRRTIEASGTTLAGVVVSGCEEGQKQPLQDFFKDYDRPCWTVSKKAFDTDAEADQVRNDAYKAFTEDVNPDEVLKAVEEAKPRVTTPVAFQNDLLAKAKANKKTIVLPEGGEDRIIKAADYLLARNIVDLIIVGDKDSILARGKELGLNNLDKASFQPMDDEQVLAPMVERLCQLRAKKGMTPEQARKQLADPSYFGTMLVVLGKADGLVSGSINSTANTVRPALQVIKTKPGASLVSGAFLMCFPDHVAVFADCAINLNPSSEQLADIAIQSAQTARSFGVDPRVGMLSYSTLGSGKGPDVDLVEEATRLAKEKAPDLPIVGPIQFDAAWSPTVAATKAKGDPVAGKVNVFVFPSLSAGNIGYKAVQRTSGALAIGPVLQGLNKPVNDLSRGALVADIINTVALTAVEAQD
- a CDS encoding acetate/propionate family kinase: MAKTVLVINSGSSSIKYQLVDLETSQSLASGLVEKIGEPTDGHYKHEVNGEKHELEEPIHDHEVGLKRVLGFFKEYGPDLDKAGIIAVGHRVVQGGALFPKPALLTQKTLSQVKDLAVLAPLHNGPEAEGAEVMSRLMPQTPQVFVFDSSFFFELPKKASTYALNKDIAKQYHIRRYGAHGTSHQYVGQLVPGLLGKPAEGLRQIVLHIGNGASASAQVSGHPVETSMGLTPLEGLVMGGRTGDIDPAVVFHLIRNAHMSVDELDTLFNKRSGMTGLTGHGDMREVHKLIAEGDEDAKLALDIYIHRIVGYIGNYTAQMGGLDAITFTAGVGENDEIVRRRVIEQLEPFGVKLDQEKNDQRSKEARIISTPDSTVAVCVIPTNEELSIARQAEVVASQGDAYGNKFQA
- the hisN gene encoding histidinol-phosphatase, encoding MSIEDERQTWQEDLDLAIAMADQADQVTVGYFKSPDLKVERKADNTPVTQADKEAEAVIRRVLARARPNDTIYAEELGKQESNGRRWIIDPIDGTKNYVRGVPVWATLIGLEVDHQMVVGTVSAPMLGTRWYAARGQGAYMARQGEAPKAIHVSRVDRMEDASMSLSSLTGWKAIGRREQLLDLTDRIWRLRGFGDFWQYMLLAQGAIDLAAEPELDLYDMGALVPIVTEAGGSFTDLAGNPGPWGGNGLASNGLLHKEALEALGD